From Pseudomonas sp. B21-028, one genomic window encodes:
- a CDS encoding multidrug efflux RND transporter permease subunit, giving the protein MAFTDPFIRRPVFATVVSLLIVLLGFQAWSKLPLRQYPQMENALITVTTAYPGANAETIQGYITQPMQQSLASAEGIDYMTSVSRQNFSVISVYARIGSNSDRLFTELLAKANEVKNQLPQDAEDPVLSREAADASALMYISFFSKELSNPQITDYLSRVIQPKLATLPGMAEAEILGNQVFAMRLWLDPIKLAGFGLTAADVTNAVRQYNFLSAAGEVKGEYVVTSINANTELKSAEAFAAIPLKIDGDSRVLLRDVARVEMGAENYDTISSFGGTPSVYIGIKATPGANPLDVIREVRKIMPEMEAQLPTNLKAEIAYDATLFIQASIDEVVKTLFEAVLIVIVVVFLFLGALRSVLIPVVTIPLSMIGVMFFMQLMGYSMNLLTLLAMVLAIGLVVDDAIVVVENIHRHIEEGKSPFDAALEGAREIAMPVVSMTITLAAVYAPIGLLEGLTGALFKEFALTLAGAVVISGIVALTLSPMMCAMLLRHDENPSGLAHRLDMAFERLKNRYQRMLHGTLNTRPVVLVFAVIVLLLIPVLIMFTKSELAPDEDQGIIFMMATAPQPTNLDYLNTYTDHFLEIFKEFPEYYSSFQINGYNGVQSGIGGFLLKPWNERSRTQMEILPDVQAKLESIPGLQIFGFNLPSLPGTGEGLPFAFVINSPKDYATLLEVAERIKKRAVESGKFAFMDIDLAFDKPEVVVDIDRDKAAQMGVSMQDLGGTLATLLGESEINRFTLEGRSYKVIAQVERPFRDNPGWLNNYYVKNAKGESLPLSTLIKVSDRARPRQLNQFQQLNAVTISGFPVVSMGEAIETVRQIAREEAPVGFAFDYAGASRQFVQEGSALWVTFALALAIIFLVLAAQFESFRDPLVILVTVPLSICGALIPLFLGWSSMNIYTQVGLVTLIGLISKHGILIVEFANQLRKEQGLTPREAVEQAASIRLRPVLMTTAAMVFGMVPLILATGAGAVSRFDIGTVIATGMSIGTLFTLFVLPCIYTLLAKPDKA; this is encoded by the coding sequence ATGGCTTTTACCGATCCGTTCATCCGCCGTCCGGTGTTCGCCACCGTGGTCAGCCTGCTGATCGTGCTGTTGGGCTTCCAGGCCTGGAGCAAGCTGCCCCTGCGCCAGTACCCACAGATGGAAAATGCCCTGATCACGGTGACCACCGCGTACCCCGGGGCCAACGCCGAAACCATCCAGGGCTACATTACCCAGCCGATGCAGCAGAGCCTGGCCAGCGCCGAAGGCATCGACTACATGACCTCGGTCAGTCGTCAGAATTTCTCGGTGATATCGGTCTACGCCCGTATCGGCTCCAACAGCGACCGGCTCTTCACCGAACTGCTGGCCAAGGCCAACGAGGTCAAGAACCAGCTACCCCAGGACGCCGAGGACCCGGTACTCAGCCGGGAGGCCGCCGATGCCTCGGCCTTGATGTACATCAGTTTTTTCAGCAAGGAACTGAGCAACCCGCAGATCACCGACTACCTGTCACGGGTGATCCAGCCCAAGCTGGCGACCCTTCCGGGCATGGCTGAGGCGGAGATCCTCGGTAACCAGGTCTTCGCCATGCGCCTGTGGCTCGACCCCATCAAGCTCGCCGGTTTCGGCCTGACCGCCGCCGACGTGACCAACGCCGTGCGCCAATACAACTTTCTCTCGGCCGCTGGCGAGGTGAAGGGCGAATACGTGGTCACCAGCATCAACGCCAACACCGAACTCAAGTCCGCCGAAGCCTTTGCCGCGATACCGCTCAAGATCGACGGTGACAGCCGGGTACTGCTGCGGGATGTGGCACGGGTGGAGATGGGCGCTGAAAACTACGACACCATCAGTTCCTTCGGTGGTACGCCCTCGGTGTATATCGGGATCAAGGCCACGCCCGGCGCGAACCCTCTGGATGTGATCAGGGAAGTGCGCAAGATCATGCCGGAAATGGAGGCCCAACTGCCGACGAACCTCAAGGCCGAGATTGCCTACGATGCGACCCTGTTCATCCAGGCCTCCATCGATGAGGTGGTGAAGACCCTGTTCGAGGCGGTGCTGATCGTCATCGTCGTGGTGTTCCTGTTCCTCGGCGCCCTGCGTTCAGTACTCATTCCGGTGGTGACCATCCCGTTGTCGATGATCGGCGTGATGTTCTTCATGCAGTTGATGGGCTACTCGATGAACCTGCTGACACTGCTCGCCATGGTGCTGGCCATCGGCCTGGTGGTGGACGACGCCATCGTCGTCGTGGAAAACATCCACCGGCATATCGAGGAAGGCAAGAGCCCGTTCGACGCGGCGTTGGAAGGCGCCCGGGAAATCGCCATGCCGGTGGTCTCGATGACCATCACGCTGGCGGCGGTGTATGCGCCGATCGGCTTGCTCGAAGGCCTGACGGGCGCCCTGTTCAAGGAATTCGCTTTAACCCTGGCCGGGGCCGTGGTGATTTCCGGAATCGTCGCCCTGACCCTGTCACCGATGATGTGCGCGATGCTGCTGCGCCACGACGAAAACCCTTCGGGGCTGGCCCATCGATTGGACATGGCTTTCGAGCGTTTGAAGAACCGCTACCAGCGCATGCTTCACGGCACGCTCAATACCCGGCCGGTGGTGCTGGTGTTCGCCGTGATCGTCCTGCTGCTGATTCCTGTACTGATCATGTTCACCAAGTCCGAGCTGGCCCCCGACGAAGACCAGGGCATCATCTTCATGATGGCCACGGCACCGCAGCCCACCAATCTCGACTACCTGAACACCTACACGGATCACTTCCTCGAAATCTTCAAGGAGTTCCCGGAGTACTACTCTTCGTTCCAGATCAACGGCTACAACGGCGTGCAGTCCGGCATCGGCGGTTTTCTGCTCAAGCCCTGGAACGAACGCAGCCGCACCCAGATGGAAATCCTGCCTGATGTCCAGGCCAAGCTGGAAAGCATCCCAGGCCTGCAGATCTTCGGTTTCAACCTCCCTTCCCTACCGGGCACGGGTGAAGGCCTGCCCTTTGCCTTCGTCATCAACTCCCCGAAAGACTACGCGACGCTGCTGGAAGTTGCCGAGCGGATCAAGAAACGCGCAGTGGAATCCGGAAAGTTCGCGTTCATGGACATTGACCTGGCCTTCGACAAGCCCGAGGTCGTCGTCGACATCGATCGTGACAAGGCCGCCCAGATGGGGGTCTCGATGCAGGACCTGGGCGGAACCCTCGCCACCTTGCTCGGGGAGTCGGAGATCAACCGCTTCACCCTCGAAGGGCGCAGCTACAAGGTCATTGCCCAGGTCGAACGGCCGTTCCGCGACAATCCTGGCTGGCTGAACAATTACTACGTGAAAAATGCCAAGGGTGAATCGCTACCGCTATCGACCCTGATCAAGGTCAGCGACCGGGCTCGCCCGCGGCAACTCAACCAGTTCCAGCAACTCAATGCGGTGACGATTTCCGGCTTTCCCGTGGTGAGCATGGGCGAGGCCATCGAGACGGTTCGCCAGATCGCCCGGGAAGAAGCGCCGGTGGGGTTTGCCTTCGATTATGCCGGGGCCTCGCGTCAGTTCGTTCAGGAAGGCAGTGCGTTGTGGGTCACTTTTGCCCTGGCGCTGGCGATCATCTTCCTGGTGCTGGCTGCCCAGTTCGAGAGCTTTCGTGACCCGCTGGTGATCCTGGTGACGGTACCGCTGTCCATTTGTGGCGCACTGATTCCGTTGTTCCTCGGCTGGTCGAGCATGAACATATATACCCAGGTGGGATTGGTGACGCTGATCGGCCTGATCAGCAAGCACGGGATTCTGATCGTTGAGTTTGCCAACCAGTTGCGCAAGGAACAGGGCCTGACGCCACGGGAAGCCGTGGAACAGGCCGCGTCGATTCGTTTGCGGCCGGTACTGATGACTACCGCCGCCATGGTGTTTGGCATGGTGCCGCTGATCCTGGCCACCGGCGCCGGAGCGGTGAGCCGCTTCGACATCGGCACGGTCATCGCCACCGGCATGTCGATTGGCACCCTGTTCACGCTGTTCGTATTGCCATGTATCTACACGCTGCTAGCCAAGCCGGATAAAGCCTGA
- the colR gene encoding two-component system response regulator ColR, whose amino-acid sequence MRILLVEDNRDILANLADYLGLKGYTVDCAQDGLSGLHLAATEHYDLIVLDIMLPGIDGYTLCKRLREDARRDTPVIMLTARDQLDDRLQGFKSGADDYLIKPFALSELAARIEAVMRRAQGGGRRALQVGDLSYDLDTLEVTREGKLLKLNPVGLKLLAVLMQKSPHVLRREILEEALWGDDCPDSDSLRSHVHQLRQVIDKPFDKPLLHTVHGVGYRLAEGRDGV is encoded by the coding sequence ATGCGAATTCTATTGGTCGAAGACAACCGCGACATCCTGGCCAATCTGGCCGATTACCTGGGGCTCAAGGGCTATACCGTCGATTGCGCCCAGGACGGTCTGTCGGGCCTGCACCTGGCAGCGACCGAGCATTACGACCTGATCGTGCTCGACATCATGTTGCCGGGCATCGACGGCTACACCTTGTGCAAGCGTCTGCGTGAAGATGCCCGGCGCGATACGCCGGTGATCATGCTCACCGCCCGGGATCAACTGGACGACCGCCTGCAGGGCTTCAAATCCGGGGCCGATGATTACCTGATCAAACCCTTCGCCCTGTCGGAACTGGCGGCCCGGATCGAAGCGGTCATGCGGCGGGCCCAGGGCGGCGGCCGGCGTGCGTTGCAGGTCGGCGACCTGAGTTATGACCTCGATACCCTGGAAGTGACCCGCGAGGGCAAGCTGCTCAAGCTCAACCCGGTCGGCCTGAAGTTGCTGGCGGTACTGATGCAGAAGAGTCCCCACGTGCTGCGTCGGGAAATCCTTGAAGAAGCCCTATGGGGCGATGATTGCCCGGACAGCGACAGCCTGCGCAGCCATGTCCACCAATTGCGCCAGGTGATCGACAAACCATTCGACAAGCCTTTGCTGCATACCGTGCACGGTGTCGGTTATCGCCTGGCCGAGGGCCGCGATGGAGTTTAA
- a CDS encoding class I SAM-dependent methyltransferase, whose protein sequence is MSKPIKLDFSEKYDEQHARKYFHKHRSGLSRRLSNQRDQQLAKRALALAGDPGLVLDLPCGAGRFWSSLAEKPNRVIIGADNSEAMLKTAMESQPADVVKRVQPLHTSAFDIALPDNAVDSIFCMRLLHHIGEPAHRLAILKEFARVSRDSVIISLWVDGNFKAWKRKRQERSRGQKDYQNRFVLPVATVEEEFRQAGFRIQEQLDFLPLYAMWRVYVLRKR, encoded by the coding sequence ATGTCCAAACCCATCAAGCTCGATTTTTCCGAAAAGTACGACGAGCAGCATGCCCGGAAATACTTTCACAAGCATCGAAGCGGCTTGAGTCGCCGTCTCTCCAATCAGCGAGATCAACAACTGGCCAAGCGTGCATTGGCACTGGCCGGTGACCCGGGCCTGGTATTGGATCTGCCTTGCGGTGCAGGGCGCTTCTGGTCCTCGCTGGCGGAAAAACCGAATCGCGTCATCATCGGCGCGGACAATTCCGAGGCCATGCTCAAGACTGCAATGGAGTCTCAACCCGCCGATGTCGTGAAACGGGTACAACCCTTGCACACTTCTGCCTTCGACATCGCCTTGCCTGATAACGCCGTCGACAGCATTTTTTGCATGCGCCTGCTTCATCACATCGGTGAACCCGCGCATCGACTGGCGATTCTGAAGGAATTCGCGCGCGTCAGCCGTGACAGCGTGATTATTTCATTGTGGGTTGATGGCAATTTCAAGGCCTGGAAACGCAAGCGTCAGGAACGTAGCCGTGGGCAGAAAGACTACCAGAATCGATTTGTGTTACCGGTCGCTACAGTAGAAGAGGAGTTTCGGCAGGCCGGGTTTCGCATCCAGGAACAACTGGACTTCCTACCGCTCTACGCCATGTGGCGAGTTTATGTATTACGCAAGAGGTAA
- a CDS encoding HAMP domain-containing sensor histidine kinase yields MEFKQSLAQRIIIAFALMSALVAGAFAMGIVATVHLVEEKLISSGLGGDLQRLLLMDSVSDWNHRPEPDQLFYFSGGPGDFELPKDLRHLEPGFHEVFREQLSYHAMVEIVDGRHYVLLQDQSDFEERERVLFAVVLVGFVLSLALAVFLGWILARRVMAPVVRLARQVRHRDQLLGLAPPLAPDYAADEVGELAVAFDATLGRLRQALTRERLFTSDVSHELRTPLMVLATSCELLLENPALDQRGRLQVERINRASEEMRELVQTFLMLARAQREDNGMSPRLTLGQVAENLLGVWRAAIESKGLTLIFEPGQPLDTPYNATFLTAVMGNLLRNALHYTDQGFIRLTLYGTGFVVEDSGVGIPEEKREAMFEPFVRGNEKRGEGLGLGLSLVQRICENQGWMVSLSTMEPNGCRFEVELNPKD; encoded by the coding sequence ATGGAGTTTAAGCAGAGCCTTGCCCAACGGATCATCATTGCATTTGCATTGATGAGTGCGCTGGTGGCCGGAGCCTTCGCCATGGGGATCGTGGCGACGGTACACCTGGTGGAAGAAAAGCTGATTTCTTCCGGACTGGGTGGCGACCTGCAACGCCTGTTGCTGATGGACAGTGTCTCGGACTGGAATCATCGTCCGGAACCTGACCAGTTGTTCTATTTCAGCGGCGGCCCGGGTGACTTCGAATTGCCCAAGGATCTGCGTCACCTGGAGCCTGGCTTCCACGAAGTGTTTCGCGAGCAATTGTCCTATCACGCCATGGTGGAGATCGTTGACGGCCGGCATTACGTGTTGCTGCAGGACCAGAGCGACTTCGAAGAGCGCGAGCGGGTGCTGTTCGCCGTCGTGCTGGTGGGCTTTGTGCTCAGCCTGGCGCTGGCGGTGTTCCTTGGCTGGATCCTGGCGCGCCGGGTGATGGCGCCGGTGGTGCGTTTGGCCCGGCAAGTGCGGCACCGCGACCAGCTTCTTGGACTCGCCCCTCCGTTGGCGCCTGATTATGCCGCTGATGAGGTGGGCGAGCTGGCGGTGGCATTCGACGCGACACTGGGGCGGTTGCGCCAGGCCCTGACCCGCGAGCGGTTGTTTACCAGTGATGTCAGTCATGAGCTTCGCACGCCGTTGATGGTCCTGGCGACCTCCTGTGAACTGTTGCTGGAAAACCCGGCACTGGATCAGCGGGGTCGCCTGCAGGTCGAGCGCATCAACCGCGCCAGTGAAGAGATGCGCGAACTGGTGCAAACGTTCCTGATGCTTGCCAGGGCTCAGCGCGAGGACAACGGCATGTCGCCTCGCCTGACCCTTGGTCAGGTCGCGGAAAATCTCCTCGGGGTATGGCGTGCGGCCATCGAGTCCAAAGGCCTGACGCTGATTTTCGAACCGGGACAGCCTCTCGACACACCCTATAACGCCACGTTCCTGACAGCGGTCATGGGTAACCTGTTGCGTAACGCCTTGCATTACACCGATCAGGGCTTTATCCGTCTCACCCTCTACGGCACCGGATTCGTGGTGGAGGACAGCGGCGTGGGTATTCCCGAGGAGAAGCGCGAGGCGATGTTCGAACCGTTCGTGCGCGGCAATGAGAAGCGCGGTGAGGGGCTTGGGCTGGGGCTGTCGCTGGTACAACGGATTTGCGAGAACCAGGGCTGGATGGTGAGTCTCAGTACGATGGAGCCCAACGGTTGCCGTTTCGAGGTTGAATTGAATCCGAAGGATTGA
- a CDS encoding efflux RND transporter periplasmic adaptor subunit, with protein sequence MLRRRMLIMLGVVLLVVLLLGGYKAFSVYQQIQMFSVPKPPVSVAVASAAEQPWQSRLPAVGSLKALQGVDLSLEIAGTVQKVLFQSGQKVKVGQPLLQLDSEVESALLETAEADLGLSQLDFGRGRQLVGSQAISKGEFDRLSAQLKKNQATVNQLKASLDKKRIVAPFSGTIGIRQVDVGDYLASGTVIATLQDLSSLYVDFYVPEQMVPRLAVAQAVNVGVSAYPGQTFVGAISAINPKVEDSTRNVLVRATLANPDGKLLPGMFTNLQVILPEVAAGIVVPESAVTYTLYGNSMYVVTQKKAADGNVEKDDKGQPVLIAERRFVETGERRDGLVLVTKGVQSGEQVVIAGQIKLDNGTHIAISDDKTLTEQNSPRRAD encoded by the coding sequence ATGCTGCGACGCCGCATGCTGATCATGTTGGGGGTTGTCCTGCTGGTGGTGCTGTTGCTTGGCGGCTACAAAGCCTTCTCCGTCTACCAACAGATCCAGATGTTTTCTGTACCGAAACCACCGGTCAGTGTTGCCGTGGCCAGCGCCGCCGAGCAACCCTGGCAGAGCCGACTGCCTGCCGTCGGCAGCCTCAAAGCGCTGCAAGGGGTGGACTTGAGCCTGGAGATTGCCGGGACCGTGCAGAAGGTGCTGTTCCAGTCCGGACAGAAGGTCAAGGTCGGCCAGCCGCTCCTGCAACTGGACAGCGAGGTCGAAAGCGCCCTGCTGGAAACCGCCGAGGCCGACCTGGGCCTGTCACAACTGGACTTCGGTCGCGGCCGGCAACTGGTGGGCAGCCAGGCGATCTCCAAGGGCGAGTTCGACCGACTCTCGGCACAGTTGAAAAAGAACCAGGCCACGGTCAATCAGCTCAAGGCGTCGCTGGACAAGAAACGCATCGTCGCCCCGTTCAGCGGCACCATCGGCATTCGCCAGGTGGATGTCGGCGATTATCTGGCCAGCGGCACGGTCATCGCCACCTTGCAAGACCTCAGCAGCCTCTACGTGGACTTCTACGTCCCTGAGCAAATGGTGCCAAGGCTGGCTGTTGCACAAGCGGTCAACGTCGGCGTCTCGGCCTACCCCGGCCAGACGTTCGTCGGCGCCATCAGTGCCATCAACCCCAAGGTCGAGGACAGCACCCGCAATGTGCTGGTACGCGCCACCCTGGCCAACCCCGACGGCAAGCTGTTGCCCGGCATGTTTACCAACCTGCAGGTGATCCTGCCGGAGGTGGCGGCCGGGATCGTCGTGCCGGAGAGCGCCGTGACCTACACCCTCTATGGCAATTCCATGTACGTGGTGACGCAGAAGAAAGCCGCCGACGGCAATGTCGAGAAGGACGACAAGGGCCAGCCGGTCCTGATTGCCGAACGGCGCTTCGTCGAGACCGGCGAACGTCGTGACGGGCTGGTGCTGGTTACCAAGGGCGTACAGAGCGGCGAACAGGTGGTGATCGCCGGCCAGATCAAACTGGATAATGGTACCCACATCGCCATCAGTGACGACAAGACCCTGACCGAACAGAACAGCCCGCGACGCGCGGACTGA
- a CDS encoding imelysin family protein → MFRPKLLFTSLAALALGACSPQDPQAVTSAAIAKQVILPTYSRWVDADRQLASSALAFCQGKENLDTARADFLKAQKAWAELQPLLIGPLAEGNRAWQVQFWPDKKNLVGRQVEQLVDSQPQIDAAGLAKSSVVVQGLSAYEYLLFDAKIDMADSAQKAKYCPLLMAIGERQKQLAEEILSRWNTNDGMLAQMSKFPNQRYADSHEAIADLLRVQVTALDTLKKKLGTPMGRQTKGIPQPFQADAWRSQSSLQGLEASLSAARTVWAGVDNKGLRGLLPSDQKPLADKIDAAYDASLKLFASTQRSLTEMLSDDAGRQQLNDLYDSLNVVHRLHEGELAKALGIQLGFNANDGD, encoded by the coding sequence ATGTTCCGTCCCAAGCTGTTGTTCACCAGCCTCGCCGCCCTCGCCCTTGGTGCCTGCTCGCCGCAGGACCCACAAGCCGTCACTTCTGCGGCCATCGCCAAGCAAGTGATCCTGCCGACCTACAGCCGTTGGGTCGATGCCGACCGGCAACTGGCGAGCAGCGCCCTGGCGTTCTGCCAAGGCAAGGAAAACCTGGACACCGCCCGCGCCGATTTCCTCAAGGCACAAAAGGCCTGGGCCGAGCTGCAACCGCTGCTGATCGGTCCGCTGGCCGAGGGCAACCGTGCGTGGCAGGTACAGTTCTGGCCGGACAAGAAAAACCTGGTGGGCCGTCAGGTCGAGCAACTGGTCGACAGCCAGCCGCAGATCGACGCCGCCGGCCTGGCCAAATCCAGCGTCGTGGTCCAAGGCCTCTCGGCCTACGAATACCTGCTGTTCGATGCCAAAATCGACATGGCCGACAGCGCGCAGAAAGCCAAGTATTGCCCACTGCTGATGGCCATCGGCGAACGCCAGAAACAACTGGCCGAAGAGATCCTCTCGCGCTGGAACACCAACGACGGCATGCTCGCGCAGATGAGCAAGTTTCCGAACCAGCGCTACGCCGATTCCCACGAAGCGATCGCCGATCTGCTGCGGGTCCAGGTCACCGCCCTCGATACATTGAAGAAGAAACTCGGCACCCCGATGGGCCGCCAGACCAAGGGCATACCGCAACCTTTCCAGGCCGATGCCTGGCGCAGCCAGTCGTCGCTGCAAGGCCTGGAAGCCAGCCTCAGCGCGGCCAGGACCGTCTGGGCAGGTGTGGATAACAAGGGCCTGCGCGGTCTGTTGCCAAGCGACCAGAAGCCCTTGGCCGACAAGATCGACGCCGCCTATGACGCCTCGTTGAAACTGTTTGCCAGCACCCAGCGTTCGCTGACCGAAATGCTCAGCGACGACGCCGGGCGCCAGCAACTCAACGACTTGTATGACAGCCTCAACGTCGTCCATCGTCTGCATGAGGGCGAACTGGCCAAGGCGCTGGGCATCCAACTGGGCTTCAATGCCAACGACGGTGACTGA
- a CDS encoding lipopolysaccharide kinase InaA family protein codes for MVAQVAETPGISRSSFDHYWSMKGEWVEEPNVRRGGESGVQRIISKDGELLYAKRQTGHIYRSWLHPFGRPTVLREQDALLALPRLNVRVPELVFCAAQPDPDHKWRALLVTRALEGFEEIEHWYAGGGRERHGEAVHDQVLRELAENLARMHKGRWQHSCIYIKHVFVRVTGEGEAAKPEVALLDLEKCRRRLTARRAASHDMKQLRRHSSFSDSDWKKLVYFYETAFGSAIKGL; via the coding sequence ATGGTTGCGCAGGTAGCAGAGACTCCTGGGATTTCCCGCAGCAGCTTCGACCATTACTGGAGCATGAAGGGTGAATGGGTAGAAGAGCCCAACGTGCGTCGTGGTGGAGAAAGTGGCGTGCAACGGATCATCAGCAAGGATGGCGAGCTGCTTTATGCCAAGCGCCAGACTGGACACATTTATCGCAGCTGGCTGCATCCGTTCGGTCGTCCGACCGTGCTGCGTGAGCAGGACGCGCTCCTGGCGTTGCCTCGACTCAACGTCCGGGTACCCGAGCTGGTTTTCTGTGCTGCCCAACCGGACCCGGACCATAAGTGGCGGGCGTTATTGGTGACTCGTGCGCTTGAAGGTTTCGAGGAGATCGAGCACTGGTATGCCGGCGGCGGTCGCGAGCGTCACGGCGAAGCGGTGCATGACCAGGTCCTTCGGGAGCTGGCCGAAAACCTGGCCCGCATGCACAAGGGCCGATGGCAACACAGCTGCATCTACATCAAGCATGTTTTTGTGCGTGTGACCGGGGAGGGCGAGGCGGCCAAGCCCGAAGTGGCGCTGCTGGATCTGGAGAAGTGTCGCCGGCGCCTGACCGCCCGACGGGCTGCATCCCATGACATGAAACAGCTCCGGCGCCATTCGTCGTTCAGCGATTCTGACTGGAAAAAACTCGTCTACTTTTATGAGACGGCGTTTGGCAGCGCTATCAAAGGCTTATGA
- a CDS encoding DUF1513 domain-containing protein: MFRRQALALGSLLLGAVTLGGWTLFKHKDKPALLLSARDDGDGKHYAVGYRLDGTRVFATQVGQRCHDIVNHPSQPVALFVARRPGTESYLIDLRDGTLLQTITSLPNRHFYGHAVIHRSGEWLYATENDTSDPGRGLLGVYRFEGERLVHSGEIPTHGIGPHQVSWMPDGETLVVANGGIRTEAESRVEMNLDAMEPSLVLMQRDGTLLSKETLPQSMNSVRHLGIASDGTIVSGQQFMGDAHESSELVAIKRPGQPFKAFAVSEQQLQAMGHYTASVAVHSDLRLVALTAPRGNRFFIWDLDSGEVRLDAPLPDCAGVGAVADGFVVTSGQGRCRYYDCRQAQPVAKPLDLPAGLWDNHLHLA, translated from the coding sequence ATGTTTCGACGTCAGGCCCTGGCACTGGGCAGCTTGCTGCTCGGCGCCGTTACCCTGGGTGGCTGGACGCTGTTCAAGCACAAGGACAAGCCTGCGCTGCTGCTTTCGGCGCGGGACGATGGTGACGGCAAGCACTACGCCGTGGGTTATCGACTGGACGGCACGCGGGTGTTCGCCACCCAGGTTGGCCAGCGCTGCCATGACATCGTCAATCATCCGTCGCAGCCGGTTGCGCTGTTCGTCGCCCGTCGCCCGGGCACCGAAAGCTACCTGATCGACCTGCGCGACGGCACGTTGCTGCAGACCATCACGTCCTTGCCGAACCGGCACTTCTACGGCCACGCGGTGATCCATCGCAGCGGCGAGTGGCTGTACGCCACCGAGAATGACACCTCTGATCCGGGGCGCGGCCTGCTGGGCGTGTACCGTTTCGAAGGCGAACGGCTGGTACACAGCGGCGAGATCCCCACCCACGGTATCGGCCCCCACCAGGTGTCATGGATGCCCGACGGCGAAACCCTGGTGGTGGCCAACGGCGGTATCCGCACCGAAGCCGAGAGCCGGGTCGAGATGAACCTCGATGCCATGGAGCCCAGCCTGGTCCTCATGCAGCGCGACGGCACGCTGTTGAGCAAGGAGACCCTCCCCCAGTCCATGAACAGTGTGCGCCACCTGGGCATTGCCAGTGACGGCACTATCGTTTCCGGCCAGCAGTTCATGGGGGACGCCCATGAATCCTCGGAGCTGGTGGCGATCAAGCGTCCGGGCCAGCCGTTCAAGGCGTTTGCAGTGTCCGAACAGCAATTGCAAGCCATGGGGCATTACACCGCCAGCGTCGCCGTGCACAGCGACCTGCGCCTGGTCGCCCTGACAGCCCCCCGTGGCAATCGCTTTTTCATCTGGGACCTGGACAGCGGTGAAGTCCGCCTGGATGCCCCTCTGCCGGATTGCGCCGGGGTGGGGGCAGTGGCGGATGGCTTCGTCGTGACCTCGGGCCAGGGGCGTTGCCGCTATTACGATTGCCGACAGGCCCAACCGGTTGCAAAGCCGTTGGACCTGCCGGCGGGGCTCTGGGACAACCATTTGCATCTGGCCTGA
- a CDS encoding phosphatase PAP2 family protein, which translates to MVSAAVRPTSRPLNFWIALGVPAIVALILVLLELTTLDMSLARLFYDPSAGNFIGRHSFFLEDILHDRAKQVVIAFSVFSIVGFIGAFFIPRLKPFKRELGCLVLSLALATSFVTPMKAVTAVQCPWSLKEFGGKETYSELLSPRPDTQKPGRCWPGGHAATGFTLFALFFVFRDRKPRLARRALVFAFTLGTVFSIGRMMQGAHFFSHNVWTAVFCWLICLGCYYFVLYRPATRAEPMVEAQPVNA; encoded by the coding sequence ATGGTTTCCGCTGCCGTCCGCCCCACTTCCAGGCCTCTGAATTTCTGGATCGCCTTGGGCGTGCCCGCCATTGTCGCGTTGATACTGGTGTTGCTGGAGCTGACCACTTTGGACATGAGCCTGGCCCGGCTGTTCTATGACCCGAGCGCCGGCAATTTCATCGGGCGACATAGTTTTTTCCTGGAAGACATCCTCCATGACCGGGCGAAACAAGTGGTCATCGCCTTTTCGGTGTTTTCCATCGTCGGCTTCATCGGCGCTTTTTTTATCCCCCGACTTAAGCCCTTCAAACGTGAGTTGGGCTGCCTGGTGCTCTCCCTGGCGCTGGCGACCTCCTTCGTCACGCCGATGAAAGCGGTGACCGCCGTGCAATGCCCCTGGAGCCTGAAGGAGTTCGGCGGCAAGGAAACCTACAGTGAATTGCTGAGCCCGCGCCCAGACACCCAAAAACCGGGCAGATGCTGGCCTGGGGGGCATGCCGCCACCGGATTTACCCTGTTCGCCCTGTTCTTCGTATTTCGCGACCGCAAGCCGCGCCTGGCCCGACGAGCCTTGGTATTTGCCTTCACCCTGGGAACGGTGTTCTCCATAGGCCGGATGATGCAAGGGGCCCACTTCTTCTCACACAACGTGTGGACGGCGGTGTTCTGCTGGCTGATTTGCCTGGGCTGTTATTACTTCGTCCTGTACCGGCCGGCCACAAGAGCAGAGCCCATGGTCGAAGCACAGCCGGTCAATGCTTGA